Proteins encoded within one genomic window of Rossellomorea vietnamensis:
- a CDS encoding YycH family regulatory protein yields MNYEKIKSIVLTVLVCISVFLTFNLWTYSPSYDTINSDGAYDVSVGEKLKDNELNTHLIKPFKLFYHGRDKTVGTTNQTEMDKVTEQLGKWSLFEIKNVSDEYSFQEINTLIQSEDKFELVFPDIVPLSVFSQGLNLEEKNVSTASFNRIIIDLNNVNRETGSIFFITVSDDKEEKAVYESQVSLASLDTFKRNFVQRALYNSVYREYIKQPINDRKTIFLPKDPEDYVSYYYYTELSSLEEYKQALFSDPNSVNMGSVDDLVTFMDVSSILTVDKNHNTFSFVNPSEEKDDGSSPAMLVQKSMEFVNDHGGWTDDYQLFSISPYENKIVYRLFLQNHPVFNDNGMAEVSQTWGQNGINKYNRPYFKLDFSFKDTAEVLLPSGSSVIYALNQVDGIDLDYVEDIAVGYKMTRDPNESRKLNFEPSWYYKYDGNWMRLSVDDKEGL; encoded by the coding sequence ATGAATTATGAAAAAATTAAATCGATAGTCTTAACCGTACTTGTTTGCATAAGTGTCTTCCTTACCTTTAATCTGTGGACCTATTCACCAAGTTACGATACGATCAACAGTGACGGAGCTTATGATGTTTCAGTCGGGGAAAAGCTGAAGGATAATGAGTTGAATACCCATCTGATTAAGCCGTTTAAGCTCTTTTATCATGGGCGGGACAAAACAGTCGGTACAACCAATCAGACCGAAATGGATAAAGTGACCGAGCAACTTGGAAAGTGGTCTCTTTTCGAAATAAAAAATGTATCAGATGAGTATAGTTTTCAAGAAATCAATACTCTTATTCAAAGTGAAGACAAGTTTGAACTTGTATTTCCAGATATTGTTCCCTTATCGGTTTTTAGTCAAGGATTGAATCTCGAGGAAAAAAATGTTTCCACGGCTTCGTTTAATCGGATTATCATTGATTTGAACAACGTAAATCGTGAGACTGGTTCCATTTTCTTTATTACGGTAAGTGACGATAAAGAGGAGAAGGCAGTGTATGAGAGTCAGGTGAGCCTTGCCAGCCTCGATACATTTAAACGAAATTTCGTGCAAAGAGCGTTATATAATAGTGTTTATCGTGAATATATAAAACAGCCGATAAATGATAGGAAAACCATTTTTCTGCCAAAAGATCCCGAGGATTATGTCAGTTATTATTACTACACGGAATTAAGTTCTCTTGAAGAATATAAACAGGCGCTATTCAGTGATCCCAATAGTGTGAATATGGGTTCTGTGGACGATTTGGTGACGTTCATGGACGTTTCCTCCATATTGACGGTGGATAAGAATCACAATACCTTCTCGTTCGTTAACCCTTCTGAGGAGAAAGATGATGGATCCTCACCTGCCATGCTCGTACAAAAGAGTATGGAGTTCGTCAATGATCATGGCGGTTGGACAGATGATTATCAACTCTTTTCTATAAGTCCTTATGAAAATAAAATTGTTTATCGCCTTTTTCTGCAAAACCACCCTGTCTTCAACGATAACGGGATGGCTGAAGTTTCCCAAACATGGGGTCAGAATGGTATCAATAAATACAATCGGCCATACTTTAAACTCGACTTCTCGTTTAAAGACACGGCTGAAGTCCTGTTACCATCAGGATCTTCCGTCATCTATGCTTTGAATCAAGTGGATGGGATCGACCTTGATTATGTAGAGGATATTGCCGTTGGGTACAAAATGACAAGGGACCCAAATGAAAGCAGA